The following are encoded in a window of uncultured Ilyobacter sp. genomic DNA:
- a CDS encoding NfeD family protein: protein MYMWLILTIIFLILEGYTTALISIWFALAAGILTLTSGYIPDMMKQFYLFVTLSFIFIMITRPLSKKILSRRKDKIESRIIGQIVEIKKVISPGEYETYLDGKHWKAKCDKELHVGDKAKVLKIQGIKLILEKE, encoded by the coding sequence ATGTATATGTGGCTTATATTGACAATAATATTTTTGATTTTAGAGGGATATACCACTGCCCTAATAAGCATCTGGTTTGCCCTAGCAGCTGGGATACTGACCCTTACTTCAGGTTATATTCCAGATATGATGAAGCAGTTTTATCTATTTGTGACCCTGTCGTTCATTTTTATCATGATTACGAGACCCTTGAGTAAAAAAATTCTCTCTAGAAGAAAAGATAAGATAGAGAGCAGAATAATTGGTCAAATTGTAGAGATAAAAAAAGTGATTTCTCCCGGAGAGTATGAGACCTACTTAGATGGCAAACACTGGAAGGCAAAATGCGACAAAGAACTTCATGTAGGAGATAAGGCAAAAGTTTTGAAGATACAGGGAATAAAATTAATTTTGGAGAAGGAGTGA